TTTCACTAAATTTAATGTACATTATTTTATAAAAAACAACAAATCATATGAAAAAAATTCGCCCTATTAGTACTGATGAACTGATCAGTTAAGACACAAGGGAAATATTATAATTTTTTTGAAGAAAAAATTAAGAGTATTGCAGACCATGCTATGAGTATATATTTTTGGATTCTCCTTAACCGATCGGAAAGGAAAATTGAAATGGTAAGTGAAAATATCGAACAGTTTACTCCTACTAAAAAGGAAGACTGGATTCATAGTTTTGAAAATCATTTCTACATGGAGTTGTATCATCCTGAAGACAGGGATTATTTAAATGCGGCTTTTCAGTTTGCTGAGAGAACACGTTTAAGTTTAGATAATTCCAAAAAAGAAACATTAAAATTTAATTTTTATGGAAGAATGATTGATCGGAATAATCAATACCGTATGGTTATGATTAAATCAATAGGCCAATATATTAATGATAAAAATGAAATAGAAGCCTCTTTGGTTGTGATTTATGACATCTCTCATTTTAAAATTCCTAACCTTCCATTATTTTCCGTCATTGATGACAGTAATAAAGAAACACGATATTATAAATTTATTGAAGAAAATATTCAAAGCATTGAGATTGACGTTCCCAAAATAAGCACAAGAGAAAAAGAGATTTTAGATCTGATGTGCCAAGGCTACAATACCCCTCAGATTGTTTTAAAATTATCAATATCCTATCATACAGTAGAAAATCACAAAAGAAATCTTCGAAAAAAAACCAATACAAAAACATCATCTGAGCTCATTGCATTTGTCATGATTCACAACTTAATGTAATAAAAAATTGAAAATAATTTGAATATACATCCTCTATTTTCTAATCTTACATATACAAAGTATCAGCTTTAAAATTAAAACTGATATTACATAGTTTCGTCAATCTATTTGAACATTTTCATAGTGTACATGTTATATTTTCTTCATCGCCTTATTGTAACTATAGTACCCGCTATGCTGTAAATTCCTTGGAAAAATTTTTCCATATTGATAAATCTGAATTCCATCCGGACTACCCAACCTACAATATCAATTTATATTTTCGATTCGAGTGGTTAAAAAAGTGCTTGAACCTATATGTATATTGAATAGTTTTTATAATCAATTTAAACGCTGTGCAGTAAAATAAAAATAATAGTTGACAGCATCTCTGGTAGCATGCCAAGTACAGTTGTGCCACTCTCCATTAGGAAAGGTGATCATGGCATTCACATACTCTGCTCGATCCATATCTGCACCGAAATCATCATCTCCATCAATGTTATAACTATAATAATAACCAGGTCCGGCAATAGTGGTATTAGCTCCATCAATATATCGGTTGTTTGTTGAAAGAGAAGAAACACTATATGTAATTGGAGCAGAAGTAACATTACAGAATTTGGGAGCTACATCTCCATCGAACGCAGCTTCCAAAAAATCCATTCTTAACCCGTTGATATGAATAAATTTTGCCTGGTCAACAGCATTGGAAAGTTCATAAGCAGATTTTCTATTGGTAGTACCAGTATTGGTCACTGCTCTCCCGGTCATTATATTTCTTGTTCCTCCATTGGCTGTAAATATGTTAGCAGGTATCACCACCCTAAACGATTTAATGGCACCTGCCACAAAATTATTATCATTGGAGACGGTAGTTTGTTGAAAAATATCCCATAAAGGAGCAGTTGTCACATTATTTGAATTTTTAATAACCATGACCGATTGTCCTGATTTAATAGTAATGGTGTTGCCCGTGGAAGCGGAACCGGTTTGTATCAACTGTGTACCATTTCCTTTGATGGTGACATCAAAAGAAGATGTATTTTTAATATGATACACTCTTCCATAAAATGAATTTTCTACTACATCTGCTACCACAGCATCAGGAAGGGTAATGGTAACAGTACCAGAAGCACCTACTACATTCACAAATTGATCAGTAATGGTTAAGTTAGTATCCACAGCTACCGACTTATAGTTCCCAGCATATGAACCATTTACAGTCAATGTACTATTAGAATTTTCAGTATTAATCCCGACTTGCGAATACATAATAGAGGAGACAAGAAGAATTCCTATTCTAATAATTTTTTTCATAGCATCATTGTATTTATTTATGCTACAAATTTACCTGGTATCAGTCTTTCAGAAAATAACAGATCTCTGTCATTTTTAATGTAATTCACTATTACAAAAAAGAAAATATTTTTGTTTTAGAAAATTAAAGTAACTGTATAAAGTTGAAAGGTTATAACTAATCCTGTATTACAGGCATGATATTGAAATTAGAAAAAACCAAATAAATTTTCCATTTCAAATATTTAATCGTAATATTGCGATATAATTATTCTAATCATGGGAGTAACAAAAACAGATCACTTTACAGATCAGCAAAACAAGATTGCTGTTATTGCAAAAGCATTAGGACATCCTGCCAGAATAGCGATTATTGAATATCTGCTAAAAGTAAATACCTGCATTTGTGGGGACATTGTTAATG
This region of Chryseobacterium vaccae genomic DNA includes:
- a CDS encoding LuxR C-terminal-related transcriptional regulator, whose product is MSIYFWILLNRSERKIEMVSENIEQFTPTKKEDWIHSFENHFYMELYHPEDRDYLNAAFQFAERTRLSLDNSKKETLKFNFYGRMIDRNNQYRMVMIKSIGQYINDKNEIEASLVVIYDISHFKIPNLPLFSVIDDSNKETRYYKFIEENIQSIEIDVPKISTREKEILDLMCQGYNTPQIVLKLSISYHTVENHKRNLRKKTNTKTSSELIAFVMIHNLM